The following DNA comes from Streptomyces sp. Ag109_O5-10.
GAGCGCGCCGGAGAACCCGGACGGCGCGGAGGGCGCCCTGCTCATCAGGGTCGTGAAGGGGCAGGCGAGCCCCGCCGAGCTCGCCGCCCTCACCACCGTCCTGCTCGCCCGCGCCGCCACCCTGGCCGCGCTGGACCCCTGCCCCGTCGCGCCCCGCCCGGTGGCCGGCTGGCGCCGCCCGGAACGCATCACCACGCACCGCGACCCCCGCGGCTGGCGCCTCACCGACACCCGAGCAGCATGACGACGGCCCGGACAGCGGCTCCCGTAGGACGCCCGG
Coding sequences within:
- a CDS encoding acyl-CoA carboxylase subunit epsilon — translated: MSAPENPDGAEGALLIRVVKGQASPAELAALTTVLLARAATLAALDPCPVAPRPVAGWRRPERITTHRDPRGWRLTDTRAA